The Bacillus vallismortis genome window below encodes:
- a CDS encoding ABC transporter ATP-binding protein: protein MLSIESLYKSYRHHEAVKNVSFHVNENECVALLGPNGAGKTTTLHMLAGLLSPTSGTIKLLGEKKPDRRLIGYLPQYPAFYSWMTANEFLTFAGRLSGLSKKKCQEEIGGMLEFVGLQEAAHKRIGGYSGGMKQRLGLAQALLHKPKLLILDEPVSALDPSGRFEVLDMMRELKKHMAVLFSTHVLHDAEQVCDQVVIMKNGEVSWKGELQQLKNQHQTNVFTLTVKEELRGWLEEKPYVSGIAYMNPSQAVFELPGIHAGRTLLSDCIRTGLTVTHFEQKTESLEDVYLKVVHA, encoded by the coding sequence ATGCTGTCTATTGAGTCATTATACAAATCGTACAGGCATCATGAAGCTGTAAAGAATGTCAGTTTTCACGTGAATGAAAACGAGTGTGTCGCACTATTAGGCCCTAATGGAGCCGGTAAAACCACAACGCTGCACATGCTGGCCGGACTGCTTTCGCCAACCTCTGGAACCATCAAGCTGTTAGGGGAGAAAAAGCCGGATCGTCGTTTGATCGGGTACCTTCCGCAGTATCCTGCCTTTTATTCGTGGATGACCGCAAACGAATTTTTAACATTTGCCGGGAGACTGTCAGGGCTTTCAAAGAAAAAGTGCCAAGAGGAAATCGGCGGGATGCTTGAATTTGTCGGCTTGCAGGAAGCGGCACACAAAAGAATCGGCGGCTATTCAGGCGGCATGAAGCAAAGACTCGGTCTGGCACAGGCGCTGCTCCATAAACCGAAGCTGTTGATTTTGGATGAACCGGTGTCCGCTCTTGATCCGTCAGGACGGTTCGAGGTGCTCGATATGATGCGGGAGCTGAAGAAGCATATGGCTGTTCTGTTTTCCACACACGTTTTGCACGATGCAGAGCAGGTGTGTGATCAGGTGGTGATCATGAAAAACGGGGAGGTTTCATGGAAAGGCGAATTACAGCAGCTTAAGAACCAGCATCAAACGAACGTTTTCACCCTTACAGTGAAAGAGGAGCTGAGGGGCTGGCTTGAAGAGAAGCCTTACGTATCAGGTATTGCCTATATGAATCCGTCGCAAGCTGTTTTCGAGCTGCCTGGTATACACGCTGGCCGGACATTGCTGAGTGATTGTATCCGAACGGGATTGACCGTCACCCATTTTGAACAGAAAACGGAGTCTCTTGAAGACGTCTATCTAAAGGTGGTGCACGCATGA
- the yxlE gene encoding sigma Y negative regulator YxlE: protein MNISWEMILPLIVLQLVLAVFALISCIKEERTNGPKWMWAAIIVCINIIGPILFFTVGRKQR from the coding sequence ATGAATATTTCTTGGGAAATGATTTTGCCGCTGATTGTATTGCAGTTGGTTTTGGCGGTGTTTGCCCTTATCAGCTGTATAAAAGAAGAGCGGACAAACGGGCCAAAGTGGATGTGGGCTGCAATCATCGTATGTATCAATATTATCGGGCCGATTTTATTTTTCACCGTCGGCAGAAAGCAAAGGTGA
- the yxlD gene encoding sigma Y negative regulator YxlD yields MTQTEMIITAAAYLIVLAQGIFLFIDAKKRNRMAWVWGIVGLIQAPMPLICYYFFVIKPDRKKRGIKQ; encoded by the coding sequence ATGACACAAACAGAAATGATCATAACGGCTGCGGCTTATCTCATCGTATTAGCGCAGGGAATCTTTTTATTTATTGATGCGAAAAAACGAAATCGCATGGCATGGGTCTGGGGAATTGTCGGGCTGATTCAAGCGCCGATGCCTCTGATTTGCTATTACTTTTTTGTTATTAAGCCGGACCGGAAGAAAAGGGGGATTAAGCAATGA
- a CDS encoding YxlC family protein produces the protein MNKEKRSLHLKSELQKIDETANPSIPNQKELLYQLSLMKAERRRKLLKEIILFVFCALMVVSAAILAFTQAPAVFIVLQVCVLATLPILIVNEKKRQLGECEVERR, from the coding sequence ATGAATAAAGAAAAGCGATCTCTTCATTTAAAATCAGAATTGCAGAAAATTGATGAAACAGCCAATCCCTCTATACCGAATCAAAAAGAACTGCTTTACCAGCTGTCACTAATGAAAGCTGAACGCAGAAGAAAACTGCTAAAAGAGATCATCTTATTTGTATTCTGCGCGCTGATGGTTGTGAGTGCGGCAATCCTGGCATTCACTCAAGCTCCCGCTGTGTTTATCGTACTTCAGGTTTGTGTGCTTGCTACCCTGCCGATCTTGATTGTGAACGAGAAAAAAAGACAGCTCGGGGAATGCGAGGTGGAGCGCCGATGA
- the sigY gene encoding RNA polymerase sigma factor SigY, whose amino-acid sequence MDTCEEQQLIQQAKEGNDEAFTALFHYHYSFLYKYLLKLSLHPDLSEELVQETFLKGYIHLRSFQGRSKFSTWLISIASRLYLDHQKKRKREWKRNQAVTEEAIRKIKWDVSSKGAEWSETLDLFSKLDPKLRTPVLLRHYYGYTYAEIGVMLQIKEGTAKSRVHKGLQQIRKEWDDE is encoded by the coding sequence TTGGATACATGTGAAGAACAGCAGCTGATTCAGCAGGCGAAAGAGGGAAACGATGAGGCGTTTACAGCCCTTTTCCACTATCATTATTCTTTTTTATACAAATATTTGTTAAAGCTTTCCCTTCACCCTGATCTCAGCGAAGAACTTGTACAGGAAACCTTTCTGAAAGGGTACATTCATTTAAGAAGCTTCCAAGGCCGTTCCAAATTCTCCACGTGGCTGATCTCTATTGCATCGCGGCTCTATCTCGATCACCAGAAAAAGAGAAAGAGAGAATGGAAACGGAATCAGGCGGTTACGGAGGAAGCAATCCGCAAGATCAAGTGGGATGTGTCGTCGAAAGGGGCAGAGTGGAGCGAAACGCTCGATCTGTTTTCAAAGCTGGACCCTAAACTGCGCACGCCGGTTTTATTAAGGCATTACTACGGTTATACCTACGCCGAAATCGGAGTGATGCTTCAAATCAAAGAAGGCACTGCAAAGTCAAGAGTGCATAAAGGGCTCCAGCAAATCAGAAAGGAGTGGGACGATGAATAA
- a CDS encoding cytosine permease — protein MKVERRTIEHIPNEERHGKAKDLFPVWFGANMHITTLVTGTLPVAMGLNLFWSVAAIICGTLIGAIFMASHSAQGPQLGIPQMIQSRAQFGVIGAILPLFLVMFIYLGFFASSTILAAGTLSSFVPIPGSWSIIGLSAACFLLTIFGHDLIHKMQKILSWTSFAVFFAATILIFQLPIPAGSWMPGTIDLPVFLVAVSAVATWQLAYAPYVADYSRYLPIKTPASQTFWYSYAGTSVSSIWMMLLGALLTTALPDFTTNSGTQIVQLFGPFSFIMLIIVLFGQMAINVFNLYGAFMSTTTTLEPFLKLKVTPKIRIIMILGVTVVGTVLSLLGQSNFMELFLNFIFFISYFLIPWTAINLVDYYFVRHGNYEVKAMFDVNGPYGRVNWITTIAFILSILLEIPFINTSFYIGPLAKMFGGGDIAWIIGLAVPSVLYYVLMKPRLKKRAAYQEKLSSL, from the coding sequence TTGAAAGTAGAAAGGCGAACGATTGAACATATTCCGAATGAAGAAAGACATGGTAAAGCGAAAGATTTATTCCCCGTATGGTTTGGGGCTAATATGCATATCACCACGTTAGTGACCGGTACTCTTCCCGTGGCAATGGGACTTAATCTGTTTTGGAGTGTTGCCGCTATTATTTGCGGAACCTTAATCGGTGCCATATTTATGGCGTCTCATTCCGCGCAAGGCCCTCAGCTTGGCATCCCGCAAATGATTCAAAGCCGTGCCCAATTCGGCGTAATCGGAGCGATTCTTCCCCTCTTCTTAGTTATGTTTATCTACCTTGGTTTCTTCGCAAGCAGCACGATTCTGGCGGCCGGAACCTTAAGCAGCTTTGTTCCCATCCCGGGATCATGGAGCATTATAGGCTTAAGCGCCGCATGTTTTTTACTCACCATTTTCGGTCATGATTTGATTCACAAAATGCAAAAAATCCTGTCTTGGACCTCTTTTGCCGTATTTTTTGCTGCAACGATACTCATTTTCCAATTACCGATTCCGGCAGGCAGCTGGATGCCCGGGACGATCGACTTGCCCGTTTTCTTGGTGGCAGTCAGCGCCGTAGCAACTTGGCAGCTTGCCTATGCGCCTTATGTCGCCGATTATTCCAGATATCTGCCAATTAAAACACCGGCGTCCCAAACGTTTTGGTACAGCTACGCAGGAACATCTGTCAGCTCCATCTGGATGATGCTGCTCGGCGCGCTGCTGACCACGGCACTTCCTGATTTTACGACAAACTCAGGGACCCAGATTGTGCAATTGTTCGGTCCCTTCTCGTTCATTATGCTGATCATTGTTTTATTTGGCCAGATGGCGATTAATGTCTTTAACTTGTATGGAGCTTTTATGTCCACGACGACTACGCTTGAGCCGTTTCTGAAATTAAAAGTCACACCGAAAATCAGAATCATCATGATCCTTGGCGTCACCGTCGTCGGAACAGTCCTAAGCCTTCTCGGGCAAAGTAATTTTATGGAGCTGTTTTTGAATTTTATCTTTTTTATCAGTTATTTCTTAATTCCATGGACGGCGATCAATTTAGTGGATTACTACTTCGTCCGCCACGGGAACTATGAGGTCAAAGCGATGTTTGATGTCAACGGGCCATATGGAAGAGTCAATTGGATCACAACGATTGCTTTCATTCTGTCCATCTTGTTAGAAATTCCGTTTATCAATACATCCTTTTACATCGGGCCATTGGCAAAAATGTTTGGCGGCGGGGATATTGCATGGATTATCGGCTTAGCCGTGCCTTCTGTTCTATATTATGTACTCATGAAACCGCGCCTGAAAAAACGAGCGGCTTATCAAGAAAAGCTGTCTTCCCTATGA
- a CDS encoding NAD(P)H-hydrate dehydratase, whose product MNIPIWTEEHVRASLPERDAESHKGTYGTALLLAGSDDMPGAALLAGLGAMRSGLGKLVIGTSESVIPLIVPVLPEATYWRDGWEKAAGSRLEETYRAIAIGSGLPQTERVQQAVDQVLEKDCPVILDAGALTKRTYPKRKAPVILTPHPGEFSRMTGVPVKDLQNKREEYAKEWAVQLQTVIVLKGNQTIIAFPDGDCWSNPTGNGALAKGGTGDTLTGMILGMLCCHKDPKHAVLNAVYLHGACAELWTDEHSAHTLLAHELSDMLPRVWKRFE is encoded by the coding sequence ATGAATATTCCAATTTGGACGGAGGAGCATGTGAGGGCCTCGCTTCCTGAAAGAGATGCGGAGAGCCATAAAGGCACGTACGGTACCGCATTGCTTCTGGCGGGAAGCGACGACATGCCGGGCGCAGCGCTTTTAGCCGGGCTTGGTGCCATGCGGAGCGGTCTCGGCAAGCTTGTCATCGGCACGTCTGAAAGCGTGATCCCGCTGATCGTTCCGGTTCTGCCGGAGGCCACGTATTGGCGTGACGGCTGGGAAAAAGCGGCGGGCTCTCGCCTTGAAGAGACGTACCGGGCAATTGCGATCGGTTCGGGGCTTCCGCAAACAGAGAGGGTGCAGCAGGCCGTTGATCAAGTCCTTGAGAAGGATTGCCCCGTTATTTTGGATGCCGGGGCGCTGACAAAGCGCACGTATCCGAAACGGAAGGCGCCCGTCATCCTTACGCCGCATCCAGGTGAGTTTTCCCGAATGACAGGGGTTCCGGTGAAAGACTTGCAAAATAAAAGAGAAGAATATGCCAAGGAGTGGGCGGTTCAGCTGCAAACGGTGATCGTGTTAAAAGGAAATCAAACCATCATCGCGTTTCCCGATGGCGACTGCTGGAGCAATCCGACCGGAAACGGGGCACTCGCCAAAGGCGGAACCGGCGACACACTGACGGGAATGATATTGGGCATGCTTTGCTGCCACAAAGACCCGAAACATGCCGTATTAAATGCCGTATACTTGCACGGTGCATGCGCCGAGCTTTGGACTGACGAACACTCTGCTCATACGCTGCTCGCCCACGAGCTCTCTGACATGTTGCCTCGTGTGTGGAAACGATTTGAATGA
- the cydC gene encoding thiol reductant ABC exporter subunit CydC, translating to MKKEEWILPYIKQNARLFVLVILLGAVTIFSAAFLMFTSGFLISKAATRPENILLIYVPIVAVRTFGIARSVSRYAERLVGHHIILKIVSDMRVRLYNMLEPGALMLRSRFRTGDMLGILSEDIEHLQDAFLKTIFPAISALLLYAVSVIALGFFSWPFAILLALYLFVLVILFPVVSLLVTRAKNAKLKSGRNVLYSRLTDAVMGVSDWMFSGRRHAFIDSYEKEEHAWFELERNKQRFTRWRDFAAQCFVAGLILLMLFWTAGQHADGELAKTMIAAFVLVVFPLTEAFLPLSDALGEVPSYQDSIRRMNKVAPQTEASQTESAAETLDLQDVTLSFRDVAFAYDNSSRVLNGFSFTLGQGEKMALLGRSGSGKSTSLALIEGALKPDSGSVTLNGVETELLKDQIADTVAVLNQKPHLFDTSILNNIRLGNGDASDEDVRRAAKQVKLHDYIESLPDGYHTSVQETGIRFSGGERQRIALARILLQDTPIIILDEPTVGLDPITERELMNTVFDVLKGKTILWITHHLAGVEAADKIVFLENGKTEMEGTHEELLAANERYRRLYHLDVPVK from the coding sequence ATGAAGAAAGAAGAATGGATTCTGCCGTATATCAAGCAAAATGCCCGCCTTTTCGTTCTGGTTATCTTGTTGGGAGCGGTGACGATTTTTTCTGCTGCTTTTCTCATGTTCACCTCAGGATTTTTGATCTCGAAGGCGGCGACAAGGCCGGAAAACATCCTGCTCATTTATGTGCCGATTGTCGCTGTGCGCACCTTTGGGATTGCACGGTCTGTGTCACGATATGCGGAACGCCTTGTCGGCCATCACATCATTTTAAAAATCGTGTCCGACATGCGCGTCCGCCTTTACAACATGCTTGAGCCGGGTGCTTTGATGCTGCGTTCCCGATTTCGCACGGGGGATATGCTCGGCATTTTGTCGGAGGATATTGAGCATTTGCAGGATGCCTTCTTAAAAACGATTTTTCCTGCGATCTCGGCCTTGCTTCTGTATGCTGTTTCAGTAATCGCGCTTGGCTTCTTCTCTTGGCCGTTTGCCATATTGCTTGCGCTTTACTTGTTTGTTCTTGTTATACTGTTTCCGGTTGTGTCTTTGCTCGTGACGAGAGCGAAGAATGCGAAGCTGAAAAGCGGGCGGAATGTGCTGTACAGCCGGCTGACAGATGCCGTGATGGGTGTCAGCGACTGGATGTTCAGCGGACGCCGGCATGCTTTTATTGATTCCTATGAAAAAGAAGAACATGCTTGGTTTGAGCTTGAACGGAACAAACAGCGCTTCACAAGATGGCGGGATTTCGCCGCGCAATGCTTTGTCGCGGGCCTCATTTTGCTGATGCTGTTTTGGACGGCGGGGCAGCATGCAGACGGCGAACTCGCCAAAACGATGATTGCGGCCTTTGTGCTAGTGGTGTTCCCTTTGACGGAAGCCTTTCTGCCGCTTTCAGATGCTTTGGGCGAAGTGCCCAGCTATCAGGATTCCATCAGACGCATGAACAAGGTAGCCCCTCAAACGGAAGCGTCACAAACAGAATCAGCGGCTGAAACGCTCGATCTCCAAGATGTCACACTGTCCTTTCGTGATGTGGCGTTTGCTTATGATAACAGCAGCCGAGTGCTGAACGGCTTTTCCTTTACGCTGGGCCAAGGAGAAAAAATGGCGCTGCTCGGCCGGAGCGGGTCTGGGAAATCAACGTCGCTCGCATTAATCGAGGGCGCCTTAAAGCCGGATTCAGGATCTGTGACGTTAAACGGAGTGGAGACCGAGCTGTTAAAGGATCAGATTGCTGATACGGTAGCTGTGTTAAATCAAAAACCTCATCTGTTTGATACAAGCATTCTGAACAACATCAGGCTTGGAAATGGCGACGCAAGCGACGAGGATGTGCGCCGTGCTGCAAAGCAGGTGAAGTTGCATGATTATATTGAGTCACTGCCTGACGGATATCATACATCTGTTCAGGAAACCGGCATCCGGTTTTCCGGAGGGGAGCGCCAGCGGATCGCACTCGCCCGGATTTTGCTGCAGGATACGCCGATCATCATCCTCGATGAGCCGACAGTCGGACTCGATCCCATTACAGAACGCGAACTAATGAATACGGTGTTTGACGTACTGAAAGGAAAAACGATTTTATGGATTACGCACCACCTCGCGGGAGTGGAAGCGGCGGATAAAATTGTGTTTCTCGAAAACGGCAAAACAGAAATGGAAGGAACGCATGAGGAACTGCTGGCGGCAAACGAACGGTATCGCCGCCTGTATCATCTTGATGTTCCTGTGAAATAA
- the cydD gene encoding thiol reductant ABC exporter subunit CydD gives MGKDLFRYKGMKRILTVITCLTLIQTAAIIMQAEWLSEAVTGLFNGKSMASLFPVIGFFLIAFVARHGVTVARQKIVYQYAARTGADLRKSFLDQLFRLGPRFAKKEGTGQMVTLAMEGISQFRRYLELFLPKMVSMAIVPAAVVIYVFFQDRTSAVILAAAMPILIIFMILLGLVAQRKADRQWKSYQRLSNHFVDSLRGLETLRFLGLSKSHSKNIFYVSERYRKATMSTLRVAFLSSFALDFFTMLSVATVAVFLGLRLIDGDILLGPALTALILAPEYFLPVREVGNDYHATLNGQEAGKTIQEILSQPGFKKEAPLQLGTWSEQDELKVSGVSVGRSVSDIDLSLKGKKKIGIIGASGAGKSTFIDVLGGFLEPDDGMIEVNGSSRSHLQDGSWQKNLLYIPQHPYIFDDTLANNIRFYHPSASAEDTARAAASAGLTELVDKLPDGLEGRIGEGGRALSGGQAQRVALARAFLGNRPILLLDEPTAHLDIETEYELKETMLDLFEDKLVFLATHRLHWMLDMDEIIVLDGGRVAEIGTHDELLATNGVYTKLVKAQLGERA, from the coding sequence ATGGGAAAAGACCTGTTTCGATATAAAGGAATGAAGCGGATTCTCACCGTGATTACTTGTTTAACGCTGATTCAGACAGCTGCCATTATTATGCAGGCAGAGTGGCTGAGTGAAGCCGTAACCGGACTGTTCAACGGGAAGAGCATGGCCTCCCTGTTTCCGGTGATCGGCTTTTTCCTCATCGCTTTTGTCGCCCGGCACGGGGTGACGGTGGCACGCCAGAAAATCGTCTATCAATATGCCGCCCGGACAGGAGCCGATTTGAGAAAGAGTTTTCTTGATCAGCTGTTCCGGTTAGGTCCCCGCTTTGCAAAGAAAGAGGGGACGGGGCAAATGGTGACGCTGGCGATGGAAGGCATCAGCCAGTTCCGCCGCTACCTGGAGCTGTTTCTGCCGAAAATGGTCAGCATGGCGATTGTGCCGGCGGCGGTTGTCATTTATGTGTTTTTTCAGGATCGCACGTCAGCCGTCATTTTAGCCGCTGCGATGCCGATTCTGATCATCTTTATGATTCTCCTCGGCCTTGTCGCGCAGAGAAAAGCGGATCGCCAGTGGAAATCCTATCAGAGACTTTCCAATCATTTTGTTGATTCTCTTCGCGGGCTGGAGACATTGCGTTTTTTAGGTTTGAGCAAGTCGCACAGCAAAAACATTTTCTACGTTAGTGAGCGGTATCGCAAAGCAACGATGAGCACACTTCGGGTGGCATTTTTATCTTCATTCGCCCTCGATTTTTTCACGATGCTGTCAGTGGCGACAGTTGCAGTGTTTTTGGGCCTGCGCCTTATTGACGGAGATATTTTGCTTGGTCCCGCCTTAACGGCGCTCATTCTGGCACCTGAGTATTTTCTGCCGGTGCGGGAAGTGGGGAATGATTATCATGCAACGCTGAACGGACAGGAAGCAGGCAAAACCATTCAAGAGATTTTGTCGCAGCCTGGTTTTAAAAAAGAGGCGCCGCTTCAGCTTGGGACGTGGTCCGAACAGGATGAGCTGAAAGTGTCCGGCGTGTCAGTCGGCCGGTCGGTGTCCGATATTGATTTGTCATTGAAAGGCAAGAAAAAAATCGGCATCATCGGTGCAAGCGGTGCCGGGAAATCAACATTCATTGATGTCCTTGGCGGATTTTTGGAGCCTGATGACGGTATGATCGAGGTCAATGGCTCAAGCCGGTCCCACTTGCAGGACGGAAGCTGGCAGAAAAACCTCCTTTATATCCCGCAGCATCCGTACATTTTTGATGACACGCTGGCGAACAACATTCGCTTTTACCATCCAAGCGCGTCGGCCGAGGATACAGCCCGCGCCGCTGCCTCGGCGGGACTGACGGAGCTGGTGGACAAACTTCCGGACGGATTAGAGGGACGGATCGGGGAAGGCGGCCGGGCGCTCAGCGGCGGCCAGGCTCAGCGTGTCGCACTGGCCCGTGCCTTTTTGGGAAACCGCCCAATCCTGCTGCTGGATGAGCCGACCGCCCATCTTGATATCGAAACAGAATATGAATTAAAAGAAACGATGCTGGATTTATTTGAGGATAAGCTCGTCTTTCTCGCGACACACCGCCTTCACTGGATGCTCGATATGGATGAAATCATCGTGCTTGACGGGGGCAGGGTTGCAGAAATCGGGACTCACGATGAATTGCTGGCGACAAACGGTGTGTACACCAAACTGGTGAAGGCGCAACTGGGGGAAAGAGCATGA
- the cydB gene encoding cytochrome d ubiquinol oxidase subunit II → MSLHDLWFILVAVLFVGFFFLEGFDFGVGMATRFLGHNELERRVLINTIGPFWDANEVWLLTGAGAIFAAFPNWYATMLSGYYIPFVIVLLALIGRGVAFEFRGKVDHLKWVKVWDWVVFFGSLIPPFMLGVLFATLFRGMPIDADMNIHAQVSDYFNVYSVLGGVTVTLLCFQHGLMFITLRTIGDLQNRARNMAQKIMGVVFVVVLAFAALSAYQTDMFTRRGEITIPLVVLIVICFMLAAVFIRKKKDGWTFGMTGAGLALTVGMIFISLFPRVMVSSLQSAYDLTVANASSGDYSLKVMSIAALTLLPFVIGSQIWSYYVFRKRVSHKEPMTY, encoded by the coding sequence ATGTCTCTTCATGATCTTTGGTTTATACTCGTTGCTGTATTGTTTGTAGGTTTCTTCTTTTTAGAAGGCTTTGATTTCGGGGTCGGCATGGCGACCCGTTTTCTTGGCCATAATGAATTAGAACGCAGAGTGCTGATCAACACGATCGGACCGTTTTGGGATGCGAATGAAGTATGGCTTTTGACTGGTGCAGGCGCCATTTTCGCGGCATTTCCGAACTGGTATGCAACGATGCTGAGCGGTTATTACATTCCGTTTGTCATTGTGCTGCTTGCATTAATAGGCCGCGGGGTCGCGTTTGAATTCCGCGGCAAGGTTGATCATTTAAAATGGGTAAAGGTTTGGGACTGGGTCGTTTTCTTCGGCAGTCTGATTCCTCCGTTTATGCTTGGTGTGCTGTTCGCGACATTATTCCGCGGGATGCCGATTGATGCCGATATGAACATTCACGCGCAAGTATCCGATTATTTCAATGTGTACTCTGTACTTGGCGGTGTGACTGTAACACTTCTTTGCTTCCAGCACGGATTAATGTTTATCACGCTGCGTACGATCGGTGATTTGCAAAACCGCGCCCGGAACATGGCGCAAAAGATAATGGGTGTTGTTTTTGTAGTGGTTCTAGCTTTCGCGGCTCTTTCTGCCTATCAGACAGACATGTTTACACGCCGCGGCGAGATAACCATTCCGCTCGTTGTTTTGATTGTCATCTGCTTTATGCTCGCGGCTGTCTTTATCCGTAAGAAAAAAGACGGCTGGACATTTGGGATGACTGGCGCGGGGCTGGCGCTGACTGTAGGAATGATCTTTATTTCATTATTCCCTCGGGTCATGGTCAGCTCGCTTCAAAGCGCGTACGATTTAACAGTAGCTAACGCTTCTTCCGGTGATTATTCGCTTAAAGTCATGTCAATTGCGGCATTAACCCTATTGCCGTTTGTAATCGGCAGTCAGATCTGGAGCTATTATGTCTTCCGGAAGCGCGTCAGCCATAAGGAGCCTATGACTTATTAA
- the cydA gene encoding cytochrome ubiquinol oxidase subunit I has product MSELVLARIQFASTTLFHFLFVPLSIGLVFMVALMETLYLVKKNELYLKMAKFWGHLFLINFAVGVVTGILQEFQFGMNWSDYSRFVGDVFGAPLAIEALLAFFMESIFIGLWIFGWDRLPKKIHVLCIWLVSFGTIMSSFWILTANSFMQEPVGFTIKNGRAEMNDFAALITNPQLWVEFPHVIFGALATGAFFIAGVSAFKLLKKKEVPFFKQSFKLAMIVGLCAGLGVALSGHAQAEHLMESQPMKMAASEGLWEDSGDPAAWTAFATIDTTNEKSSNEIKVPYALSYLAYQKFSGSVKGMKTLQAEYEKIYGKGDYIPPVKTTFWSFRIMVGAGVVMILAALGGLWLNRRKKLENSKWYLRIMIALISFPFIANSAGWIMTEIGRQPWTVMGLMTTAQSVSPNVTAGSLLFSIIAFGVMYLILGALLAFLFVREIKKGAEHGDHHDAPVSTDPFSQEVYHVSS; this is encoded by the coding sequence ATGAGTGAATTAGTTTTAGCCCGCATTCAATTTGCATCAACAACATTGTTTCACTTCTTGTTTGTGCCGTTGTCTATTGGGCTTGTGTTTATGGTTGCGTTGATGGAGACTCTTTATCTTGTGAAAAAAAATGAGCTGTACCTCAAAATGGCAAAGTTTTGGGGACACTTATTCTTAATCAATTTTGCAGTCGGTGTTGTAACGGGGATTTTGCAAGAATTCCAGTTTGGAATGAACTGGTCTGATTACTCCCGTTTTGTCGGAGATGTATTTGGCGCTCCGCTTGCGATTGAAGCATTATTGGCGTTTTTCATGGAATCGATCTTTATCGGATTGTGGATTTTCGGCTGGGACCGCCTGCCGAAAAAAATTCACGTTCTCTGCATTTGGCTCGTATCATTTGGAACGATTATGTCGTCTTTCTGGATTTTAACCGCGAACTCCTTTATGCAGGAGCCTGTCGGCTTTACGATCAAAAATGGCCGCGCGGAAATGAACGACTTTGCCGCGCTGATTACAAACCCTCAGCTTTGGGTTGAATTTCCGCACGTCATTTTCGGTGCGCTTGCCACCGGGGCTTTCTTTATCGCCGGAGTGAGTGCTTTTAAACTATTGAAGAAAAAAGAAGTGCCGTTTTTCAAACAATCTTTTAAACTCGCAATGATTGTCGGCCTTTGTGCCGGTCTTGGCGTCGCACTTAGCGGACACGCGCAGGCTGAGCACTTGATGGAATCACAGCCGATGAAAATGGCTGCCAGCGAAGGCCTTTGGGAAGACAGCGGTGACCCTGCTGCTTGGACGGCTTTTGCCACGATTGATACAACAAATGAAAAAAGCTCAAATGAAATCAAAGTTCCTTATGCTTTGAGCTACTTGGCGTATCAAAAATTCAGCGGAAGTGTCAAAGGGATGAAAACACTTCAGGCTGAGTACGAAAAAATATACGGAAAAGGCGACTACATTCCGCCTGTAAAAACGACATTCTGGAGCTTCCGCATCATGGTTGGCGCAGGTGTTGTCATGATTCTTGCTGCGTTAGGCGGCCTTTGGTTAAACCGCCGCAAAAAGCTTGAAAACAGCAAATGGTATTTGCGCATCATGATCGCGTTGATTTCCTTCCCGTTTATTGCGAACTCCGCGGGCTGGATTATGACAGAAATCGGACGCCAGCCTTGGACGGTTATGGGCTTAATGACAACCGCTCAATCTGTGTCGCCTAACGTAACAGCCGGCTCCCTGTTATTCTCAATCATCGCGTTCGGTGTGATGTACTTGATTCTGGGGGCGCTGCTTGCCTTCTTATTCGTCCGTGAAATTAAAAAAGGCGCGGAGCATGGTGATCATCATGATGCTCCTGTATCAACAGATCCATTTAGTCAGGAGGTATACCATGTCTCTTCATGA